A stretch of Candidatus Cloacimonas sp. DNA encodes these proteins:
- a CDS encoding polysaccharide biosynthesis tyrosine autokinase, which produces MLENENNQVPVQEEIRLSDYFRIILQYRYLIILIFLLVLVGTVYYTARLPKIYSTSARILLEDANKQSDLMFLSTGGLGKNTLDNQIELIRSKPIMNLAWEIMKKYPDWDTFPASQAADPASTLGRMKVESKRETDILTISFESTNPTEAMAAVNSIAEAIQQQNTQYARLEFTTIREFLETQLDAISRRLQSSENDLREFKNLNKLTQLTEETTKLIEQASDVEAKYEEALTDQAVKAKSLDLLNRQLQEQDSLLVNVDNIIKTPYINELRKQIVDTQSLITKLVTKNEYPLDHPQIQLLYREIENAKEKLDQEIRKLVNLSVTDDPLSTRSNLLTSIVQANIDLEMARAKVDGLEQTKEMYNQRLIAIPNTELELARLTRNLMLDEKIHSMMMEKYEDAKIAEQAKIGNIRIIDYAERPTVPIKPRVSMNILVGVIIGLGLGIGTVFLVHSLDTKLRTLEDMENYVRLPITGTIPVIHELESKLQEFNEMINTATGENREQLTRSMHFVMMQLVSHYAPKSPTAEAYRTLRTNILAHKGEGSVAILVTSSGPKEGKSTSISNLAVAFSQMNSKVVLLDMDLRRPTLHSKFDLEKENGTSDYLIDPEVAIDQVIKPTGIPNLDVITSGFIPPNPSELIASPRTDALLEELKSRYDFVLVDSPPLIAVTDALILTKKVDMTYLVVRCGFTDKGIIKRTKELMENVQGRIDGIIVNGIYVQKYYSKQNYYYYYYYYYYYYGEEVPQKQKRNVNRFLRKNKSIS; this is translated from the coding sequence ATGCTGGAAAATGAAAATAATCAAGTGCCCGTGCAAGAGGAAATAAGATTATCAGATTATTTTAGAATAATTTTGCAATACCGCTATCTCATAATTCTGATTTTTTTGCTGGTTTTAGTTGGGACTGTCTATTACACTGCTCGGTTACCTAAAATATATTCCACCTCTGCTAGAATCCTGCTGGAAGATGCCAATAAACAAAGTGATCTGATGTTCCTTTCTACCGGCGGTTTAGGCAAAAACACCTTAGATAACCAGATAGAACTTATTCGCAGTAAACCCATAATGAACCTTGCTTGGGAAATTATGAAAAAATATCCTGATTGGGATACTTTTCCTGCCAGCCAGGCAGCTGATCCTGCTTCTACTTTGGGGAGGATGAAAGTAGAATCCAAAAGAGAAACGGATATTCTTACTATTAGCTTTGAATCTACCAATCCTACTGAAGCAATGGCAGCTGTAAATTCTATCGCTGAAGCAATTCAACAACAAAATACCCAATATGCCCGTTTGGAATTTACTACTATCCGTGAATTTCTGGAAACTCAGCTGGATGCCATTTCCCGTCGGTTACAAAGCTCTGAAAATGACTTGCGGGAATTTAAGAATCTGAATAAGCTTACTCAATTAACGGAAGAAACAACAAAGCTGATTGAACAGGCATCGGATGTAGAAGCCAAATATGAAGAAGCATTAACCGATCAAGCAGTAAAAGCCAAGTCATTAGATTTGCTGAACCGCCAGTTACAGGAACAGGATTCTCTGCTGGTGAATGTTGATAATATTATTAAGACACCTTATATCAATGAACTGCGCAAGCAAATTGTAGATACTCAATCCCTAATCACCAAACTGGTTACGAAGAATGAATATCCCTTGGATCATCCTCAAATTCAGCTTCTCTATCGGGAAATTGAAAATGCCAAGGAGAAATTAGACCAGGAAATTAGGAAACTGGTAAATTTATCGGTAACTGACGATCCTCTTTCCACAAGAAGTAATCTTTTAACCAGCATAGTTCAGGCAAATATAGACCTGGAAATGGCAAGAGCCAAAGTTGACGGCTTGGAACAAACCAAAGAAATGTATAATCAGCGCTTGATTGCCATTCCCAATACGGAACTGGAATTGGCAAGATTAACCCGAAACCTGATGCTGGATGAAAAAATCCATAGTATGATGATGGAGAAATATGAAGATGCTAAAATTGCTGAACAGGCAAAGATTGGAAATATCCGCATCATTGACTATGCAGAACGTCCTACTGTTCCCATTAAACCTCGTGTTTCTATGAATATTCTGGTTGGTGTAATTATCGGTCTGGGTTTAGGAATTGGAACTGTCTTTTTGGTGCATTCTCTGGATACGAAATTGCGCACTCTGGAAGATATGGAAAATTATGTGCGTTTACCTATTACCGGGACTATTCCTGTTATTCATGAACTCGAATCCAAATTGCAGGAATTCAATGAAATGATTAACACTGCAACAGGAGAAAATCGTGAACAGCTAACTCGCTCTATGCACTTTGTAATGATGCAGCTGGTTTCTCATTATGCTCCTAAATCTCCCACTGCTGAAGCATACAGAACTTTGCGCACCAATATCTTAGCCCATAAAGGAGAAGGTAGCGTTGCTATCCTGGTCACCTCTTCGGGACCCAAAGAAGGAAAATCCACCTCAATTTCTAACTTAGCTGTTGCTTTTTCGCAGATGAATAGTAAGGTTGTTTTGCTTGATATGGACTTACGCCGTCCTACTTTACATAGTAAATTTGATTTGGAAAAGGAAAATGGCACCAGCGATTATCTGATTGATCCTGAAGTTGCCATTGATCAAGTTATTAAACCAACCGGTATTCCTAATTTGGATGTTATTACCAGTGGCTTTATTCCCCCCAATCCTTCAGAGTTAATTGCCTCTCCAAGAACTGATGCCTTGCTGGAAGAGCTAAAATCCCGTTACGACTTTGTGCTGGTGGATTCTCCACCGTTAATTGCCGTTACAGATGCTCTTATTTTAACCAAAAAAGTTGATATGACTTATCTTGTTGTCCGCTGTGGTTTTACTGATAAAGGCATCATCAAGCGCACCAAAGAATTGATGGAAAATGTGCAAGGCAGAATAGACGGTATCATTGTGAATGGTATCTATGTGCAGAAGTATTATAGTAAACAGAATTATTATTACTATTACTACTATTACTATTACTATTACGGTGAAGAAGTACCCCAAAAGCAAAAGAGGAATGTTAACCGCTTCCTGCGCAAAAATAAATCTATTTCTTGA
- a CDS encoding CRTAC1 family protein produces the protein MKYLNLALLLLLLCSCYAISNDEIRFLCDKEQFQLLSKFEENIQAKVNQGSMEDLKTVLDYAHRADRKDLAKECHKHLATDFHSLEDALQWLLLSETEEVDSVSFYADFSTITEAITDSLDRSVWLYYTKRCSEEELYAKIASAAKYNTIVEAMAKDLVDDISIERSDSLALALLNEFETRYPKSQYRPIALYYKLYNLANRKNWTGMIQALPSVDNLDPVSAYIASLFLLSPTFRKDFSGKEDLLELAEQYLELAYSPKEQTLLYDLYSVGDWQARVRLQQAKLYYYKLVEPYKFYGDELDILVLPKNNLKQQRELLALLSTVTFSNNNRGEQAETNFWMAKTVLLTGKKADQKRAAKYLTQCLIAGSPRNRYDVDAMALMAKLHTTLKIKEEPLKWMQKIADYKGICFTDISYNAGLKGESYSRVAIADYNADGLNDILFNGKYLYKNENGLQFTEVSDSAGLADLNSNGGIFADFNKDGLLDFVSYSHSSQGRGDQLLKNNDNIKFINVNERAGDIEDTYPTEAVAWIDLANNGYPSLYAANYEIWQKRSGFPDFFWENKDGYFTDKSKDYGFREPYYTDNPGLPGRGVAPADFDNDGKQEIYVTNYRLSRNFCWKQKDSLFVDVAALYGLAGTYKNGYYGHSIGADWGDYDNDGDLDLFVANLAHPRYMDISDISMLLRNDGLTYRVVENDTIYYWQFTDVTKQAGIQYDELHSDPLFFDADNDGYLDLFITSVYENERSYLYHNKGDGTFEDITWLAGARIYNGWGNACADLNRDGLQDLVVGSGTGAKILQNKTPTKNKGIVIKPYWKNELVLLETKPDNFAKVPNSPAFGTRVEVTVKRPLHKEQILMRELCSAKGTGSQNAPELHFGIGKAKVIQIRKIDQ, from the coding sequence ATGAAATATTTAAACTTAGCTCTCCTACTCTTGCTTCTATGCAGCTGCTATGCTATTAGCAATGATGAAATTCGCTTTCTTTGCGATAAGGAACAATTTCAGCTACTTTCCAAATTTGAAGAAAACATCCAGGCAAAAGTTAACCAAGGCAGTATGGAAGACCTGAAAACAGTTCTGGACTATGCACATAGAGCCGATAGAAAGGATTTGGCAAAAGAATGCCATAAACATTTGGCAACTGACTTTCATTCTTTGGAAGATGCTTTGCAGTGGCTTTTGCTATCTGAAACGGAAGAGGTAGATTCGGTAAGCTTCTATGCTGATTTTAGCACTATCACTGAAGCAATCACCGATTCCCTGGATCGGTCGGTTTGGTTATACTACACAAAAAGATGCAGCGAAGAAGAGCTATATGCCAAAATTGCTTCTGCTGCAAAATACAACACAATCGTGGAAGCAATGGCTAAGGACCTGGTGGATGACATAAGCATTGAACGCAGTGATTCTTTGGCTTTAGCGCTGTTGAATGAATTTGAAACCAGATATCCCAAATCCCAATATCGCCCGATTGCTTTGTATTATAAGCTCTATAACCTTGCCAACCGTAAAAATTGGACGGGAATGATTCAAGCATTACCTTCCGTGGATAATTTAGACCCGGTTTCAGCTTATATTGCTTCCCTCTTTTTGCTTTCCCCAACCTTCCGAAAGGACTTTAGCGGAAAAGAAGACCTTTTGGAGCTGGCAGAACAATATTTGGAGTTGGCATATTCTCCAAAAGAACAAACGCTGCTCTACGATCTTTATAGCGTTGGCGATTGGCAGGCAAGAGTCCGCCTTCAACAGGCAAAGCTGTATTATTACAAATTAGTTGAACCCTACAAATTTTACGGTGATGAATTGGATATCCTCGTGCTGCCGAAAAATAATCTGAAACAGCAAAGAGAACTACTTGCCCTATTATCTACGGTTACTTTCAGCAACAATAATCGGGGAGAACAAGCGGAAACTAATTTCTGGATGGCTAAAACAGTGCTTTTAACAGGAAAAAAAGCTGATCAAAAAAGAGCTGCAAAATATCTTACCCAGTGTTTGATAGCAGGTTCACCTCGCAATAGATATGATGTAGATGCAATGGCATTGATGGCAAAATTACATACCACTTTAAAGATTAAAGAAGAACCGCTAAAATGGATGCAAAAAATAGCTGATTATAAGGGAATTTGTTTTACCGATATCAGTTATAATGCCGGGCTTAAAGGTGAAAGCTATTCGCGCGTCGCTATAGCGGACTACAATGCTGATGGGTTAAATGACATATTGTTCAACGGCAAATACCTTTATAAAAACGAAAACGGATTGCAGTTTACCGAGGTTTCAGACAGCGCCGGCTTAGCTGATTTGAATAGCAATGGAGGTATATTTGCCGATTTCAATAAAGACGGCTTACTGGATTTTGTTTCCTACAGCCATTCCTCACAGGGAAGAGGCGACCAGCTGCTGAAAAATAATGATAATATAAAGTTTATAAATGTGAATGAGCGAGCCGGGGATATTGAGGATACTTATCCTACGGAAGCTGTTGCCTGGATTGATCTTGCAAATAACGGTTATCCTTCTCTTTATGCAGCAAATTATGAAATCTGGCAAAAACGCAGTGGCTTTCCCGATTTTTTCTGGGAAAACAAGGATGGCTATTTTACCGATAAAAGTAAGGACTATGGCTTTCGCGAACCCTATTATACTGATAATCCCGGTTTACCTGGAAGGGGAGTTGCTCCCGCTGATTTTGATAATGACGGTAAGCAGGAAATTTATGTTACTAATTACCGTTTAAGCCGGAATTTCTGCTGGAAACAGAAGGATTCTTTGTTTGTGGATGTAGCTGCTCTCTACGGCTTAGCCGGAACTTATAAAAATGGCTATTATGGTCATAGCATTGGAGCCGACTGGGGTGATTATGATAATGACGGTGATTTGGATTTATTTGTAGCGAATCTGGCTCATCCGCGCTATATGGATATTTCCGATATCAGTATGCTGCTTAGGAATGACGGTTTAACCTATAGAGTAGTGGAAAACGATACCATTTACTATTGGCAGTTTACCGATGTAACCAAACAAGCTGGAATACAATATGATGAGCTGCACAGTGACCCGCTATTTTTTGATGCGGATAATGACGGCTATCTGGATTTATTCATCACTTCCGTTTATGAAAATGAACGCAGTTATTTGTATCATAACAAAGGCGATGGAACTTTTGAAGATATCACCTGGCTTGCCGGTGCCAGAATTTATAACGGATGGGGTAATGCCTGTGCCGATTTGAACAGGGATGGCTTACAAGACCTTGTAGTTGGTAGTGGAACCGGAGCTAAGATTTTACAGAATAAAACGCCAACGAAAAATAAGGGGATTGTTATTAAGCCCTACTGGAAAAATGAGCTTGTTTTATTGGAAACTAAACCGGATAATTTTGCCAAGGTGCCTAATAGTCCTGCTTTTGGAACGAGAGTGGAAGTAACTGTTAAAAGACCTTTACATAAAGAACAGATCTTGATGAGAGAGCTTTGCAGTGCTAAAGGAACGGGCTCGCAGAATGCACCCGAACTGCATTTTGGTATAGGTAAAGCTAAAGTAATCCAAATCAGGAAAATTGACCAATGA
- the ispE gene encoding 4-(cytidine 5'-diphospho)-2-C-methyl-D-erythritol kinase, translating into MLTASCAKINLFLELTGKLPNNYHQVNTVLCSIDLFDMLSYELIESPEIILSCNIPSLVATSNLVYRVAAYLKECFAVSEGIKIHIDKQIPVAAGLGGGSSNAANCILALNELWQLNLSRLEMHAIASLFGSDVNFFLEGGTAKGDNRGEVITPLPFIFLNNILLVNPGLAISSAEAYKFASVPSKQEQRIFDPANLFSSCFNRLEKGIRNVYPVIDEIIRTIGSFGAKAAMMSGSGSTCFGIFDSETDLQACRQYFNQKGFWTYPAKTINSSHR; encoded by the coding sequence ATGTTAACCGCTTCCTGCGCAAAAATAAATCTATTTCTTGAGCTTACTGGTAAGCTCCCTAATAACTATCATCAGGTCAATACTGTTCTCTGCAGTATTGACCTGTTTGATATGTTAAGCTATGAGCTCATAGAATCCCCCGAAATAATTCTATCTTGCAATATCCCTTCCCTTGTTGCAACATCCAATCTTGTCTATCGGGTTGCTGCCTATTTAAAAGAATGTTTTGCTGTCTCTGAAGGTATTAAGATTCACATTGATAAGCAGATACCGGTTGCAGCCGGCTTAGGTGGAGGCAGCAGTAATGCAGCCAATTGTATTTTGGCTTTGAATGAACTCTGGCAGCTAAATCTTTCCCGGCTGGAAATGCACGCAATTGCCTCTCTTTTTGGCAGTGATGTAAATTTCTTTCTGGAAGGTGGAACAGCGAAAGGGGATAACAGAGGAGAAGTGATAACCCCACTTCCTTTTATCTTTCTCAATAATATCTTATTGGTGAATCCCGGTTTAGCAATCTCAAGTGCTGAAGCTTATAAATTTGCCTCAGTTCCCTCAAAGCAGGAGCAGCGTATATTTGATCCTGCTAACCTGTTTAGCTCCTGTTTTAACCGTTTGGAAAAAGGGATCAGAAATGTCTATCCTGTAATTGATGAAATTATTAGGACAATTGGCAGTTTCGGAGCTAAAGCAGCTATGATGAGTGGTAGCGGCTCAACTTGTTTTGGAATATTTGATAGTGAAACTGATTTGCAAGCTTGCCGGCAATATTTTAACCAAAAGGGTTTCTGGACTTATCCTGCCAAAACAATTAATAGCTCTCACAGATAA
- a CDS encoding guanine deaminase yields MIDILCNIVNPVFSEKIEFLPERVISIAEGKIAAITPKKEFRDKIDEDRSAEYALPGFIDLHTHLSQYRIRGFYEPALLPWLNKFVFPEEERSQNVEYAKKISREFFASMLKAGTTTAVIYTAPYFAACDAAFNIAEEIGIRALIGMTLMDRNCPSALQQDSNKALEDSILLYEKWHGKNTKLDYIFTPRFAPTCSLKLMQEVAKYAVEHNAWIQTHLAENKDEIKLVQELFGVQDYTEVYQEAGLLTEKSIFAHCLHLSDKEIRMLAANKCKIAHCPDSNFFLKSGEFPLSKIEEARIDYGLGSDVGAGTSLNMLYHTKMMNYRQSSYPVLPAKALYHITLGSAKLLGLESKIGSIETGKEADIVFLSTPENHSFNEEGISQLVFCGQEFSVTQTLIGGRNEKIGTED; encoded by the coding sequence ATGATAGACATCCTTTGTAACATTGTTAACCCTGTCTTTAGTGAAAAGATAGAATTTTTGCCCGAACGGGTAATCAGCATCGCAGAAGGCAAAATAGCAGCGATAACGCCTAAAAAAGAATTTCGGGATAAAATTGATGAAGACCGCAGCGCTGAATACGCTTTGCCCGGTTTTATAGATTTACATACCCATTTAAGCCAATACCGCATTCGGGGATTTTATGAACCGGCGTTACTGCCCTGGCTGAATAAATTTGTTTTTCCGGAAGAAGAACGCTCGCAAAATGTTGAATACGCAAAAAAAATAAGCAGAGAGTTCTTTGCCTCAATGCTGAAAGCGGGAACCACTACTGCCGTTATTTATACGGCACCATATTTTGCTGCTTGTGATGCAGCTTTTAACATTGCCGAAGAAATAGGAATTAGGGCTTTAATCGGAATGACCTTGATGGATAGAAACTGTCCTTCAGCTCTTCAACAGGATAGCAATAAGGCACTGGAGGACAGCATCTTGCTTTACGAGAAATGGCACGGAAAAAATACTAAACTGGATTATATCTTTACTCCCCGCTTTGCTCCTACCTGTTCTCTGAAATTGATGCAAGAGGTTGCCAAATATGCCGTTGAACATAATGCCTGGATTCAAACCCACCTGGCGGAAAACAAAGATGAAATAAAACTGGTGCAAGAACTATTCGGAGTGCAGGATTATACGGAAGTATATCAAGAAGCAGGGTTGCTGACAGAAAAAAGTATTTTTGCCCATTGCCTTCATCTAAGCGATAAGGAAATTCGGATGCTGGCTGCAAATAAATGCAAGATAGCGCATTGCCCCGATTCCAATTTTTTCCTGAAAAGCGGAGAATTTCCTTTATCCAAAATTGAAGAAGCAAGAATTGATTATGGCTTGGGAAGCGATGTAGGGGCAGGAACTTCTTTGAATATGCTCTATCATACCAAGATGATGAATTACCGTCAAAGCAGTTACCCTGTTTTACCAGCTAAGGCGCTATACCATATAACTTTGGGTAGTGCTAAACTGCTTGGTTTGGAGAGTAAAATCGGTTCCATAGAAACAGGAAAAGAAGCAGATATTGTCTTTTTAAGCACCCCCGAAAATCACTCTTTTAATGAAGAGGGAATTTCTCAGCTTGTTTTTTGCGGGCAGGAGTTTTCCGTTACCCAAACCCTTATCGGTGGAAGGAATGAAAAAATAGGAACAGAGGACTGA